One window of the Micromonas commoda chromosome 11, complete sequence genome contains the following:
- a CDS encoding predicted protein has translation MRSVDEEVEDVIGRLKAAVGVSLFDASAARGGPSLFDRAYDADVPRGTVDDDWDPVPSPRRRDENDESGDEGVDDDANATANYLHRSATDDEVRGILANLYRVATTGGPIPEDLKEPSWDDRELPRWDPATRAKWDPRATKPYVMEGVMPPWHAKSYYKVVAAVPEGAVRASTSERAAEVIRRGAGDKSRGDVATTAGVEYVSVYDGVTRYRPGVTVCHPAKETHKGGLYVAETIEGCLRRDAEMFPTASAMLTAPRAIARVRCWNPDRLEEPVRYGGKLAFTCCHVEEILPYPTTWGAGIKGAGTSTWSAALHGGPTPSGTRTEWDENDENAPAVRLDADSSPLKSSSSGFRYSVFSPSRPRRAARQGYDDVALDEAAGGMFRGMTRASTGTPGGLRGVARRSTEARRSTEARRSTEANRSGLGELVDDEAAAIVAELEARAVAGVQAGGRRREAERVGAGGKVAEAETKGAERLLRAQAKTVALEEEVRAMERRLDRARYGA, from the coding sequence ATGCGGtccgtggacgaggaggtcgaggacGTCATCGGCCGCCTGAAGGCTGCCGTCGGCGTCTCGCtcttcgacgcgtccgcggcgcgcggcggaccctCGCTCTTCGACCGCGCATACGATGCGGACGTTCCGCGCGGcacggtggacgacgactggGACCCGgtcccgagcccgaggcgacgcgacgagaacgacgagtccggcgacgaaggcgtcgacgacgacgcgaacgccaccGCGAATTACCTGCAcaggagcgcgacggacgacgaggttcgcggcatcctcgccaACCTGTACAGAGTCGCCACCACCGGCGGGCCCATCCCCGAGGATCTGAAAGAGCCCTCGTGGGACGACCGCGAGCTTCCCCGCTGGgatcccgcgacgcgcgcgaagtgggacccgagggcgacgaagCCGTACGTGATGGAGGGCGTCATGCCCCCGTGGCACGCCAAGTCCTACTACAaagtcgtcgcggcggtacccgagggcgccgtgcgcgcgtccacgtcggagagagccgcggaggtgatacgacggggcgccggcgacaagtcacgcggcgacgtagcCACCACAGCTGGCGTCGAGTACGTGTCCGTCTACGACGGCGTCACCAGGTACCGCCCGGGCGTGACGGTGTGTCACCCGGCAAAGGAGACGCATAAAGGCGGGTTATACGTCGCGGAGACGATCGAGGGATGCCTGAGAAGGGACGCGGAGATGttcccgacggcgtccgcaATGCTCACGGCGCCGAGAGCCATCGCCCGCGTCAGGTGCTGGAATCCGGACAGGCTCGAGGAACCGGTGAGGTACGGGGGCAAGCTCGCGTTCACGTGCTGCCACGTGGAGGAGATCTTACCGTACCCAACCACGTGGGGCGCGGGGATCaagggcgcggggacgtcgacgtggtcggcggcgttgcACGGCGGTCCGACTCCGAGCGGGACCCGCACCGAGTGGGACGAAAACGACGAaaacgcccccgccgtccgactcgacgccgactcgtcgccgttgaagtcgtcgtcgtccgggttcCGGTACTCGGTGTTCTCCCCGTcgagaccgcggcgagcggcgaggcagggctacgacgacgtcgcgctggacgaggccGCGGGTGGGATGTTTCGCGGGATGACTCGCGCCTCGACCGGGACGCCCGGGGGTTTGCGGGGCGTGGCGAGAAGGTCGACGGAGGCGAGAAGGTCGACGGAGGCGAGAAGGTCGACGGAGGCTAATAGGTCGGGTTTGggcgagctcgtggacgacgaggctgccgccatcgtcgcggagctggaggcgaGGGCCGTGGCGGGGGTGCAGGCGGGGGGCAGACGGAGGGAGGCGGAacgggtcggcgcggggggtaagGTTGCCGAGGCTGAGACGAAGGGCGCGGAGCGGTTGCTCCGGGCGCAGGCGAAGACGGTGGCtttggaggaggaggtgaggGCGATGGAACGGCGACTCGACCGAGCGAGGTACGGCGCGTAG